atgtacatacatatgtgggcTTGGTGCACGCTGGCGTGTCTGCGACTGCAACTGATGTTAGCGGGTGACGTCACATTTCAATGTTTTGTGcgctttgtttttttcagGACCGAAAAGAGGCTGAAGGAGAGAATCCAGATGATGTCCTCCGAGGGAGAACGCATTATTGTTGATAGGAAAGTCGCCAAGCGATTTGTTGGAGAGAGCAGGATGGGAAATGAAATTGAGCATCTTTACTTTGAGAATGTAAGATCTATTGTTTTGCGGAAGCTAATTTTGTGGTCATACTATCATAGGGATGATCCTCAGCCCGAACTCAGCGATACCCAAGTAAAACAATGGTACACCCAATTCTTCGATGAGGATCAGGAAACTCTCTTCGAACTGGCTGAAATAGCCGATACCCTGGAAATAAAGGTGCTTTCCCATATAGCACGGCAACGGCTACTAGATGGTACAACACCTAAGAACAATTGAATAACTGCTCACGAGCTTCGATTTCAAAGTTAAACATATGTCTAGTAGTTCCCCTTAACTGTTAAAACGAAGTCACGAATTAAATGGTTCTGCAGATAATCACAGGTTTGTTTATCTTGAGATGAAGTCCCAGGACCGAAGAACTTCTTCGCTGCCTTTCAAATCGTTCGCTCAAACCGGGGCAGCATTTACTCTAAGTCAGGGGTCGGCGCggccctgctgctgcgctgccgctTACGTACACGTGTGTAACAGTGATCGTAATGCCATACCAATACCATAACTGTCTACGCGCACAAGCGCTCTAACACCTCGTTCTCGCTGAAACCCCAACATGATTTTGGCAAAGCGAGACCGAGCTCAATCGAGTCCAAGCAACGAGACCCATATCGAGTCGGAATCGCGACTTCCTCTGCTGTCAACGAATTGCAAACACGAAAAGAAGAGAATCGGAGAGTGGGACAGGGagaatatcaaaaatatactCCAACGTTAAACAATCCTCTACACTGCTTCAAATTTGAGTAGTAtcaaagtgaaagtgaaaatggCGTGCGTTCtttaaaaatcatttaattgtTGTCTCTGCCTGTGTGTCATAAGCACCCaagacacaaacaaaacaattgcCATTTAATCGCAGTGAAAACGAACTTTTCGGGGCTCTCACTGATggaatttaattacaaaaccACCCGCTGCCGAGCGGTTGGGTGGGGGCAGGGTGTTCGCTGCTGCAGTGGTGGGAAGAGAAGAGTGCTAAGCAATAAGGATAAGCCGGAAGGGGATTCCCACAAGCAGCTCGACAACTCTGGCTGGATGCCTGGATGCCAGCTGGATGTTTGACTGGCGGCTTAACACGCCAAAAATTGTAAGCCAAAGGCATgacagagggagacagagacagagccgaTGTAATTACAcacgcgagtgtgtgtgtctgtctgtgtgggaGAAACA
The sequence above is a segment of the Drosophila pseudoobscura strain MV-25-SWS-2005 chromosome X, UCI_Dpse_MV25, whole genome shotgun sequence genome. Coding sequences within it:
- the LOC26532111 gene encoding uncharacterized protein isoform X2 produces the protein MTEKRLKERIQMMSSEGERIIVDRKVAKRFVGESRMGNEIEHLYFENPELSDTQVKQWYTQFFDEDQETLFELAEIADTLEIKVLSHIARQRLLDGTTPKNN
- the LOC26532111 gene encoding E3 ubiquitin ligase complex SCF subunit sconC-like isoform X1, whose translation is MTEKRLKERIQMMSSEGERIIVDRKVAKRFVGESRMGNEIEHLYFENVRSIVLRKLILWSYYHRDDPQPELSDTQVKQWYTQFFDEDQETLFELAEIADTLEIKVLSHIARQRLLDGTTPKNN